The sequence GACGAGGCCGGGCTTGAACTCGGCCGTCCAGGACAATCCAGGAGGATAGGATCTCAGCCAGGGCCGGTCCCGGGCGTCTGGTGCGGCCTGCTGAGCCGCTGGATTTGCCTTAACGGCCATTTGTGTGACAGGTGTCTGCCTTGAATTTGCCTTGCGATTCGGATGCTTAGCGGCGCCACGCAATGCGCTGGGGGAGGCAATTCGCCGCAAGCCCCGATTCATCTAGTATTGTAACACGGGGGTTGGCATAGCGCGTGCGGACAGGCATATGACGCCCACAGAATATGCTGAAACGAAGGCAGGGGCAGGCGCAAAAACGCCCATTTTGTTAGCGATTAGAGCATATAGTATCGGACATCGAGCGAGCATGGCGCGGCTAGACTCGGCCAGTTTTTAAGTCTATTCCAATGCCTGACTTGCCCTCGAACTCGCTATGTTTTAGCCAGGGAACATTATATACGGACCCCTCAACGGGGCAGGGAGATTGATATGGACGAGGTGGCCACCAAGATCATTGAGATTCTGCGGAAGAATATGAAGGATCCCTCCAAGGAGGTTACGCTCGAGACGCCTCTGAGCGACCTGGAGATTGAATCCCTCGATCTGGCAGTGATCGTCTTTGATATTGAGGATACCTTCGGAATCGAAATTCCCTATAATGCGAACGAAGAAGTCGAAGCGTTCGCGACGGTCGGCTCGGTTGTCGATCGCGTGAAGGGAATTATCGCAGAGTCGAAGGCCTCGGGCGCAGCAGCTTAGACCAGCCCAACCGCTCGGGAGCTTTCCGGGGTATCGGCCAGGCTTGGAGTTACGGCTTAGCACTACATGACACACTCTAACGGACGCAGGCGCGTCGTGGTCACAGGCCAGGGCGTCGTCACGCCTTTGGGCACGGGCGTTGAAAAGTTCTGGTCTGGATTGAAGGCTGGCTCTTGCGGCATTCGCGAGGTTCAGAGCTTCGAGACCGACGAGCTTTACATCACCATTGCCGGCGAAGTCCCGGATTTCGACCCTCGAGAGCGCGAGCTGAGCAAGCAGCTCCTGATGGCGGACAAGTATTCGCAATATGCGGGCTGTGCCGCGCGCGAGGCTGTGGCGCAGTCGGGGCTCGAAACGCCCATCAGCGACGAAGACGCCTATCGTACGGCCTGCATCATCGGGTCCGGTGTTGGCGGCCTGACCACGCTCGAATTCTCCTACAAGATGCTCTTCAAGGAGAACAAGCGCGCGACCCATCCGCTGACTCTTCTGAAGGCGATCGGCTCGTCTGCCTCGGCGCATGTGAGCATCGAATACGGCATCAAGGGCCCGACCTTTGGCGTCGTCAGCGCCTGTTCTACCGCGACCCATTCGATCGGCGTCGTCTACCAGATGATTCGCAGCGGCCTGATCGACACCGGCGTCGCCGGCGCCGCCGAAGCGTCACTCAACTGGGGTGCCACCCGTGCTTGGCAGGCCATGCGCGTGTTGAGCCCCGACGGACTGTTTCCCTTTTCCAAGGCGCGCAACGGCACCGTTCTCGCCGAAGGCTCGGGCATTCTGGTGCTCGAAGAATACGAGAAGGCCAAGGCGCGCGGCGCACCGATCCTGGCCGAGCTCA comes from Methyloceanibacter stevinii and encodes:
- a CDS encoding acyl carrier protein — translated: MDEVATKIIEILRKNMKDPSKEVTLETPLSDLEIESLDLAVIVFDIEDTFGIEIPYNANEEVEAFATVGSVVDRVKGIIAESKASGAAA
- a CDS encoding beta-ketoacyl-[acyl-carrier-protein] synthase family protein; its protein translation is MTHSNGRRRVVVTGQGVVTPLGTGVEKFWSGLKAGSCGIREVQSFETDELYITIAGEVPDFDPRERELSKQLLMADKYSQYAGCAAREAVAQSGLETPISDEDAYRTACIIGSGVGGLTTLEFSYKMLFKENKRATHPLTLLKAIGSSASAHVSIEYGIKGPTFGVVSACSTATHSIGVVYQMIRSGLIDTGVAGAAEASLNWGATRAWQAMRVLSPDGLFPFSKARNGTVLAEGSGILVLEEYEKAKARGAPILAELMGFGMTADAADMVNPSIDGASTAMKIALDDAQLAPSDIDYVNAHGTATAVNDVNETRAIKHVFGNAANNLSISSTKSMHGHTLGACGGIEAAASIKALEENFVPPTIGLTETDPECDLDYTPNQGKKRDINYVMSNSFAFGGLNAVLVFGPSPA